ACCTGGTTGGAGCGGAAGAAAGATATATCCGAAATGAAATGTTCCTGACTCATATCAAAGAATTTGCTTCACGTAATGGAATAAGAGTGTTACTTTTGTCAGCTGTATTACCCAATGCTGATGATTTGGCTCAATGGGTTGCTGATGACTCAGCTTTGGTGGCAAAATCAGAATGGAAACCCGCTCTTGAACGACTGGGGTTATTGCTCTGGGATGGAACTCGCGTTAGATTGGAATGGAAAAGTGACGGAGAGCCATTTAATCCTAACTTCATCCAAAAAGGGCCTTTAGGGTTTGGACGAAGACGCACCCCCTTCCCAAACAACAAAAAAGAAGCTATTGCAGCTACAGCAGTTCGGCTGGCTCAAAACGGGACTGTTATGATATATTCCGCAAGAGCAAACTCTATTAATGGACTGTCTGAAAGCGTTTTGCTGGCTTTGGGAGAACATCCAGAAGATTATCCTTGGGATAATTCCTTATGGGCTGTTTTTCAAAGTATTTGCAGCGAGGAACTCAACGATAATGATATTGTTTTAAAGGCTGCAAGAAAGGGAGTTATTTGCCATAGCAATAGATTACCTACGCTTGTACGCATTTCGATAGAGCGACTCATGCGCTCCAAACCGCCTTTAGTCATTATTGCTTCGTCAACACTTGGTCAAGGCGTTAATGTTGGCATTTCAACAGTGATTATTGCGACTCCATATTATAGCAGAGAACCGATAAGCAATCGGGATTTTTGGAATATTTGCGGGCGCGCAGGACGTGCATTTTCTGATGCTGAAGGGAAAATACTTTACGCAATTGACACCCAAAAGGCAAAATGGCAAGTTGTTAAAGATAAAAGACTTGCAAACAGCTATTTCGATAACCAACGGATGGAGGAGGTTCATAGTGGCTTGCTTGTAGCACTAAGGTTTATTCTTAGGCGCGCAAGAAACACAAATACTGATTTTAACCTGCTCGTTGAAGCAATTGCAAATGATTTCACTGAATCTGATATTTCAGACAAGTTTTCATGGTTAAACGACTTATTCGATTATTTGGACGATGAACTTCTAGCGATGCGCGAGGATTTCGGCGTGGACGATACGAATTTAGATTGGGTTGACGATGTTTTTAGAAAATCATTGGCTCTCATCCAAGCTGAAGCCGAAAATGAAGAACACTACCTGCAGCTATTGCGAGCGCGAACAATTGCCTTGCAAAACCAGGTAAAAAACAAGGCAAATAGAAAGAAACTTGTGGCTTCGGGTGTTCCTTTGTCCGTGTCAAAATCTATACTTGAGAATATTGATTTTTTTCGAAGCCTTGCTACATCATTTATCCAAGAGCTTGCTGGAGAATGTGATCCCATTGAACTGTTAGACAATATTATTCGTAAAGTAGAAATCTGGAGCAATGAAAATGCCAGTGGCTTGATAGAATCAGTACCCGATCAAGTATCTCTTGACAACATACGCCGAGATTGGATAAGTGGAGTTGCGCTTGTAACAATAATAAACTCTGAACAAAAAGCCGGTAGAATCTCAAAAGAATATTATGGCTTTACATTACCTTGGGTTATACATGCAATTTCTCAAATGTTCGATATCGAAGTTGAAGAAGGCATTGTTCAGACGTATTCTACTCTTGCAATGTTCGTTGAACTGGGCCTACCCAATGAAACAGCTGCAAGTATCTATATGGCTGGTGTGCGTTCTCGCAGTGCGGCTTTAGAACTCTCTACACTTGATGCTTTTCAAAACAAGGCTATATCTGAAATTAGACAAATCTTGTTAAACCTCTCTTCGCAAGATATTAGCCTTTCAGATAAATCACGAGTCTGGATTGATTTGCTTTCTAAGTTTTATAAAGATCAAAAACCTAAAAAAATCTCATTTCCAACTTTTACATGGAGAAGTGAGGGGCTTTCACATAAATTGTATCCTCGTGAAAACAATGGAAAACATTTCTTGACTTCGAGTGACGGGTATTTTCAAGAGGAGGTTGACTCAAATGATGACCTGCCTTTTGCTAAAGTCGCCAACATTAGTGGATTGTTCTTTGAGCTGAACCATGGTGTGTGGCAATTACAATCCTATAGCCCGCTTATTTTAGTAGAATGAGAAAACTTGTTATTTTTTGCACCTGTTATTACCAATCCATTAAAGAAGTTATCCCCTATAAACTTCAAATTATTAATTGATAATTGGTGTGCATAGCCTTGGTGGCTTTATATCATCCATATATTGATTCTAACATGGAAAGTGAATCAACTCTTTTTCGAAATCAAATTTAAGACAGAAACGGTGCGAGAAAAATTAAGATGGTTTGAAGAAGGAATTGTTTTAGAAAAGGAACTTGATCTTGAAAAGTGGCGGACTGAAAGTCCTATTGATCTTTTGGCAGCAGGGGTCAAGAAGATTTACGTTCTTTGTTCCCTTTGCCAACAATACTAATGGTCTGATTATTTACTTGATCCACGTTTAAGCTAGCAAGCTCAGATAACCGTAATGCACAATTGAGAAAAATTGCTATGATACAATGATTACGAGGCGATTTCTTACAGGCGATTAACAGCCTGACGGATTCTTCTAGACTTAGGTATTTAGGTATCCTTTTAGGAAGCTTGGGTGTCTCCAATTCTTCGGCAATATTATTATCAATGAGGTGAGCCTTGGTTTTGAGGTACTTCCAAAATTGCCGGATAGAAAATATCTTTCTTGCTCTTGTCCCTGCAGTGCGATGCATGGAGTTCATTTTGGCAGCGAGCAATGAAGGCGTACATATCATTAAGGGATATTGTTTTGATAAATTCCAAATTCACCCCGGCAAATTCTTGTCAAGTATCGGTGTGTTGCGAGAGAGCATCACATAATTGAAAAACATGAGTAAATCTGTTCGGTACTCTTTAACTGTATTTTCAGAACGGCCTTTTATAGATGGAGAGGTGCCCCAGGTATTGTTCGACTATTGGACAGGTTCTGATTGATTGCATTAGATCATCTCCTTGCAAATAGTTTTGACAGAAGTGGCCAGGGATAACGATTGTCTATTAGGGGAAGTTGTAAATATTATTATGAAATGGAGGAGTCAACATTTTTTCTATTGTATACTATGGCCAAGTTAAATTAAAAATACATATACAAGGGGAATTGTAATGAAAAAAATTTTTATTGAGCAGGGAAATGAGTTTAATTATAAAATTGGTGATATTGACGATGAGGATATCTTTATAGATGAATACAATCAGGCAGCACTATGTCTAGAAGACATCGTGTCAGCAACTATTAATTTAGACGCCAAAAAACTTAAAAAGGAAAGTGGCTATTTAAATAACATCATTGCTTTTTCAGGAGAACGCGGTCAGGGAAAAAGCAGTGCTATGCATTCATTTGCACAGGACGTGCTAAACATAAATAATAATAGGTTAGCGAAAAAATCTTCAATTAGTTACGGCCAAAATACACTAAATTCTAAATTCGTCAAATTGGAATCTATTGATCCTTCTATGTTTGAAGATATGCATAATGTTCTGGAAGTTGTAATCGCCCGTATGTATAGTCGTTTTGAAAGGAAGTACAAAACGGACAATAACTTTATAACAAAAGCTCATAGAATTGAAATTATGGATTATTTTCAGAAAGTATACGAAAGTTTGAGTTTTATTCGAAATTCAAAGAAGCTAGAGGAGTTGGAATATGATTATGAGAGCAGCATTCAAAAAATTGCACACATTGGCGATAGTGCAAGACTGCAAAAGGATATTATGGAATTAGTTGATAAATATCTCAATATTTTCGCCAGAGGAAATGAGAATAGTTTCTTAATTATTCCGATTGACGATTTGGATATTAACATTGACAACGCGTATAAACTTTCCGAGCAAATTAGGAAATATTTAATCGTTCCTCATGTTATCATTATTATGGCAGTAAAAACTGAGCAGTTGAAGCGATGTATTGAAAAGGAATACAGTAAACAGTTCGCAAATTTACTCAAAGAACCGCATCGACTTCATAAAGATGAGCCAACCCTTATGGCTTCAAAATATATAGAAAAGTTGATTCCAGATGGCAGGAAAATAAGCTTGCCAGAAATTCGTACAATTTCACAAAGCGGTGAAGATGCCGTTTTCCTTAACTTTACAAATAAGGAAGGACAAAATCTTCTTAGGCAATATCAAGTAATAATGATGAATAATGATTATAATTACAATGGCATTGAAAAAACTTTGCTTTCTTATATATATGATAAAACAGGCATTGTTTTTATAAAGCAGAAAAATTCTGTCCATCCTATAGTTCCAAACACGTTACGGGAACTAGTCAATCTTCTATCGGTCTTAGGTAAAATGGATTACATTTGGGTTAATAATGAAAAACAAATAAAAACTTGGCTACGCAATATTAAACTATTTGAAGACTATTTTATGTATACTTGGATGCCTAACAATTTGGATAAAAATTATAATCATATTATTGTCCAGTTGTACAACAAAAGTGTACTAGAAAAACACCAATTTGTATGCGTAAGCATTATGGAAATAATAGATAAAAATAATATTTATACAATTGATGAAAAGTACCCTGACAGTATAACTAATAAAAAAATTGAAGGTCTAAGGAAAAAGTTCTCACGAAAAAATGTTAACTATTTAAGCTACTCGTTAGGTGATGTTATGTCAATTCTTGAATCCTTATTGGCAAGATATGTTAATAATCAAATTTATAATTTTGCTTTTGCAATAAAAACAATATATACAATTACTATGCATAGGCTTATATCTATAAATAAACCGCATCAAAATCGGATTGAATCAAATAAAGATTATTTAGAGCCAAACAATCTTTATAAATTTGTTGGTGGCAATCTTTGGGGTTTAAATTTCAACACCTTCATAAAGAATGTTGATTTCCAATATAATCCGCGAGATATAACAGTGGAACAATTGCCGGAAACAGGTTATTTTAAGCGCGATAAAATTACAGAAGATTTAGCTACAGAGCTGCTTAATATTACATATATATCTAATTTTCCGCGAGTGGATAACCATAAAGTTAACCCCTCTGATTATGATGTCATATATCAAGGTCAATTTATTGCCTATAATAATAGGTACAAAGAGGTTGTTGAATTGTCTTTAGAAAATCTCCTAATCTCCCCACTCGACTTTAAGTATATGTGTCATAAAAGTGGATTAATAAGATTTGAGCCAATATATTGTGATGTTTATACTGAAGAAATTAGTAAAAAAGTAAATATTAACATGGTAAATCAAATTGTAGTCAATTTTGAACTTAACGAACATATTAGGAATAGTATCGCAGAATATGATTCTAAAACAGAAGTGCATTATGTTGATATTATTTATGATTTTATTAACAACATAACTAAATGTATAATGCAATTAGACTATATTAAATCGTTTAATGGCGGCAAGGAACTTTTTTTAGATGTAGAATTTAAAAATGAGTTAGTTAATCTTTATGTGAAATGCCTATATGCAAAAAAACAGGATGATAAATTAAAAGGTGGTCTTAATCGTTATAAGAGCATAGATGACATATTAAATAAGGATATAACTAGAAGGCCAGATAAGATAAATATCGCACCAAAAGTAAGTAATGTAACCCGTCTTAGGGAAAATGTGGAAGATGTAGCACGTAGTATTGTATATTACAAAAATAGAGCAACATTTAGTGAGGACACTATAAAAGCAGTGCGTGATATCTACAATAAGTGCAATGATGCCCTGAGAACTGGCGGAAGATCTGCAAAGATTAGCACTGAACTACGTGCAAATTACAAAGAGATCGCTAACAAAGTACAGAAGATAATCGATAACTGTTAATAGTATTCTAGGGGAGGCATACAGGTGGATATCGAGAGAGGTTGCCTCGAGGTTTTGTTTAGTAGAATACCATATTCTGATTTATTCTATAATAATAAAATAAGTAGAAAGAACTTCTGTGATTACTTATATGATGTTTTTCCTCAGTATTCTAACGATGAAAGAGAATATATATATGATTATTATGAGGAGCATATTCAGAATGACAATAGCGAGATGTTTGCGTTTGTAGCTGATGTTGCTAATAGGTTTCTCACATATAATGGATTGGAATTGCAATGTAAATATGAAGAAATACTTCGTTGGCGCCAGATATCCTTTATGCTAGGGCAAGATCTGTTTACCACGGCATATTTGGCTAAACACTATAGAGATTTTAATCACAAAAACGAGTTTTTCGCATGGAGCCCAATTATAAGAACAGATAACAAAAGGCTGCATAATATTTTAATGCAAGGTATAGCTGAAAATCATTTTCATTTAAAGGGGTCCACCCAAATATTTACATTAAGTTGGGTATGTTTAATGAATAATATTTTGGGAAGGCATAAGGAATTTCAACAAATCAAAAGCTACTTAGACGCGCAGAGACTTCTAAATACGGATGGTAATTATAAGAATTCATTATATAGTGATTGTATGAAGGCAGCATTTATTAGAATATATCTGTTTTTGTATATGCATGATAATTTGACGATCAAGCAATATGCTCAAGGATTACTGCGAAACATTCAGGATTTGAAAGATTTCGATTCCATGTTTGTCGGGGATTTGCAAAGGCTTATCAATTTTTATAAAATGGATGCTTCTTATAAGACAGATCATGGTTACATCGATTATGCATTTGAAAAAAGTATTGCTTCAATGAACAATAATGATAATCGCATTTTAGCAGGTGAACGTAAATTCTTATATGATTGCTACTGCAACATTTTTGAGGAAAAGTTTGGTGAGCAGCAAAAACGTTACTTTTTAATATATTTAAAAATTAAAAATGTTTTTAGAAATGAGCTTATTCAAACAAATAAGAGGGTTGGGTTTAAGAATTTTAGTGATTATCAAAATCGAAAGGGTTTATTCATTAAAGGATTTTCACAATATGAGTATGAAATGATTAGATTAGCAATAAATTCTACACTTAATGAACAAAATATTGTATCTTTAGAGACTAGGATTTCTCCAAAGATGAATTATAAAGGTAATGCAAAGCTAATTTCAAAAATTGATAAGCAGTCAGCTGAAAAGTTAGATGCAGATTTTAATCCATATTGCGAGCAAGAATTTATGGTTAAGCATAACCATTATTATGTATTTCACTTTCAAAAGTCGCCAGATAATGAGGAATATTGCGAAACTGTTGCGAGAAGTAATAAGTTGCGAAGAAATGCGAAAAAATACGCTAGAGCTATTATATCCCTACTCGAATCGGAAGGAGATTGGAGATACAGAGTCAAAGGTATTGATGCGTGCTCTCATGAGATTGGTTGCCGACCAGAAGTGTTTGCGCAGGTATTCAGGTATTTAACAAACCTGAAGATAAAGGGCAAAATGTCACCATTTCGAGCAAAAGCACCTATCAATTTATATGCAACATATCATGTGGGGGAAGACTTTCTTGATATATCGGATGGTTTGCGAGCTATAGATGAGGCAATTCTTTTTTGTAATTTGTCTAGAGGCAGTCGTTTGGGACATGCTCTTGCACTGGGAATTAATGCAAAGTCTTATTATGAATTAAAAGAAAATAAATTGATATTGTGCAAGCAGGATGCTATGGACAACATAGCATGGTTAATAGGAAAAGCGCGCAGTTACGGCATTTCAATAGATAACGTTTTATTATCAAAATTAGAGCATATTTATTTTACTTTGTATAATGAATTGTATAGCGAATTTAAAGGCGGCAATATATCTATTCATGATTATTATGATGCATGGAAATTGCGGGGGGATAACCCGTACTTATACAAATTCGACGATGAGGCATTTGAGGTGTATTTGCATTATACACCGCTCTTGCAGTATAAACGTTTTGAGATAAATACACTTGTATCCAACAATGTGCGTTTAACAGGTAAACTCAAAGACCTCTATTATTTTTATCATTTTGATCGACGAGTTAGGGAGAAGGGGAAAGAAAAGTACATATTTCAAGCTGATAATATGTATGTAACCTTG
This genomic interval from Bacillota bacterium contains the following:
- a CDS encoding DEAD/DEAH box helicase; protein product: MSIPSDYATDLLNSLSQGRIKNLIAQTDARRILQEVKETAENYPNFDPSLTEKATYIAYALLSCGCSMVENEDAETNEGLLALEKAGKILSDTFRFNLNEDINKNYNLLIAGMALYAAKQYSRAFIALKDINADFEVGQIIISFIKKDFKSLLNVTSNVFFSPTPKQSDLRSFDEWVITHEVARCFFIIIDFIHTGNEKNFILVNDILEKLLYLSSEDNLTLYWLVIRLLKIILSTFQISSLWSVLPPLLPARHITEKYIRLLSSFKSPVTEMWPSQTASLPLALGDNSGAVINLRTSGGKTRVAEIAILKTLSTHIMSKVLYLAPFRSLAFEIEHSLNETFLPLGITVSQLYGGLTANVTDFELINQSQIVIATPEKTKALIRCGSGIEAEIKLIVIDEGHLVGAEERYIRNEMFLTHIKEFASRNGIRVLLLSAVLPNADDLAQWVADDSALVAKSEWKPALERLGLLLWDGTRVRLEWKSDGEPFNPNFIQKGPLGFGRRRTPFPNNKKEAIAATAVRLAQNGTVMIYSARANSINGLSESVLLALGEHPEDYPWDNSLWAVFQSICSEELNDNDIVLKAARKGVICHSNRLPTLVRISIERLMRSKPPLVIIASSTLGQGVNVGISTVIIATPYYSREPISNRDFWNICGRAGRAFSDAEGKILYAIDTQKAKWQVVKDKRLANSYFDNQRMEEVHSGLLVALRFILRRARNTNTDFNLLVEAIANDFTESDISDKFSWLNDLFDYLDDELLAMREDFGVDDTNLDWVDDVFRKSLALIQAEAENEEHYLQLLRARTIALQNQVKNKANRKKLVASGVPLSVSKSILENIDFFRSLATSFIQELAGECDPIELLDNIIRKVEIWSNENASGLIESVPDQVSLDNIRRDWISGVALVTIINSEQKAGRISKEYYGFTLPWVIHAISQMFDIEVEEGIVQTYSTLAMFVELGLPNETAASIYMAGVRSRSAALELSTLDAFQNKAISEIRQILLNLSSQDISLSDKSRVWIDLLSKFYKDQKPKKISFPTFTWRSEGLSHKLYPRENNGKHFLTSSDGYFQEEVDSNDDLPFAKVANISGLFFELNHGVWQLQSYSPLILVE